The region AACAAAGGGTTGAGAAAGACAGAGGGTGACCTTGAACTTTCTCATTCACACTGCCAACCTCTTCATCATGCTTCTCATGGATTAGATAAACCACTTCATAATGGCGCACTGCACAGACAACAGAggcaattaaatcaaaatattagcaTACATGTCCGATTCAACAACAAAGGTGAATCACAACTAGTTAACCCAAAGAAGTGCAAAAGCTAAAGGGTAACGTGAAAGTTAAACAAGGGAATTGAAAAATCACTACAATCAgaaatcattttcttctctcttttttccctcaaacaaagaacaaagaagaataagaagcaaTCCGAACGCAGTAAACTTACATCGCTCCACTTTCAATTCACTCTGCAGCTCAAGGTTCAAAAATTCAAAGAGCTTCTCTGCAAATTAACAAACAACCATTTCACTTCAATCTACACAAATCAAACTATCTTTCTCTCTAAACAAAGAGGTAAGAAAACAAGCAAGcaaaatacattaaatgaaATTAGAGTTGCATTCAGTAACCTTCTTCAGCATCAGCAAACTCAGGCAGAACTCTACCATCCTCCTGCGCTTTCTTCtgcaattcaaatataaatacccacatctcaaaacaaaagcCAAAAATCTACCCAAAACTAACAACTTATGCATCCCAtccgtgttttttaaaaaaaaaaaaaaactgagaacaataacatttcaaaacatcaaacaaactaaaacacAACAGCCAAACCCCACAAAAACCAATCATGACTTTACAAAAAAGAAGCaacaaattaaagagaaaataagcaaataaagaaattgtggggggggggggggtatgaAAATGACCTCTTTAAGCAAAATAGCTTCAGGGAAAGGCCCAATGGCTTCATCTGGTTTGGCTACAAAGCTATGAGTGTCTTGTTTattcttcttgttattattgtttttgttgctcTTTTTGGCTTCAACTATCACCGATTTTCTCAGTCCCAGTGAAAGAAATAATAGCCTTGCAGAAAAAGAGTGACTACCACTTGCAATAAACAAGCTTTTATTTTGGATACTGTGGGAAAACACTCTATGTTTTGGTGTTGGAAAAGTTGCCGTTCTGTGTAAAAGCGTCTCCATGGCTGAGGCGAAGGAGAAAGGTAATCCTTTCAAGGAAATTATTACATATACTTAGGAAGGTGTTTCGGTGATTTTCGAAGATTTCGAAGGTTATACTTGTAATTTGGAGGATACAAACATAATCCAGGACAAAGAACTTGAGaaatcacaaataaataaattgcaagtacatgtttggaaatatagtagttaatattttttaaaataattttaaaatatattaaaataattttttattttttaaaatttatttttaatattaatataataaaataattttaaaatattaatttaaaataaaaaaattaaattttttatttttttaaaaaatatttttaaaatataaaaacaaaaacaatcttcCTTGCAATTAAAGTATCAtatgaattttcatttttaagatCACAGTAATTTAATGCATTCTCGCAGGGAAaagaagaatagaaaaaaaaatcaaatcaaagatAGCTAGCGTAGCTTAACACAAAAGAATCAACATAATCCCAGCACATTCAAAgcatttccctttcttttttctccttctgAGGTTAACAATTTCGGTAATTAATAATAtagtaatttcaatttaaacattttcattttttctggttttcttcaTTTATCCCTTTATTCATCTTCCCATCTTGAGTATGTACATGGGATGGGCCTgagtaattctttttttaagaaaaaaaagtgagggATGAAGACATGAAGTCTTTGAGTTCTGATCCCTTCTTTCTCTATAAACTCACATGTTTTCTCGATGATACAGATCCTAAACCTTTTCACAATTGCAGAAGGTTTTGAAGCAAAGCTCATCAAGCCTTTTAACATCAGTAAGATAAGCAGCCAACTGCACGGTGATCTGCAAGAGGCTACACAGAGGCTTTGAGTGTCACTGCCATTCTTGCTGGCATTCTATTTGTTTGATGTGGGTTCCGCGCATCTGATTACCAAAACATCGCAGCAATATACGAATTGTGATGCAGGCTTAAAACCATTTTTACCCATGCCAGCATACAACTCAACGAACTTCAACCCTTTTTCCTCAGGCCTTCATTCAAATCAGCAAAGATCACAACCTCTCTTCAAGTTGAAGCCTATAAGCCCTTTACAAAATGCTTACAAGACTTGAGGGGCGTGAGGATGTAAGAATATATAACTTTCACCATTGCTTCTCcccttttttcttccatttgttGCCACTGCTACTGCCACCTCCGCCACTCTTTGGACCATTTCCGGCCTTGGCTGATGGGCTCTCATTAGAGGTGCCAGAACTGTAGTTGTCAAACTCGCCTGCTTGCACTGCCTTCTGTAACcattcaaataattcttcttctATCACGGTTTCCTCCGTATTAGGTGTTGGCATCCGACCGCTTCTTTGTCCTGAACTGGATCCCTTCCTGGTATTGTGTTTGGAGGTTATACTGGTGTTTACATGAAAACTTGGCTTGTGACTGTTGGCTGGACATCTCATTCCCTGCACCAAATTCAACATCGTACACGTTCAATCCCAGTCCCTTTGAGTGAGGACATACAGTACTAGCAAGCATTTCGGGTTAAAAGTAAAATCGCTTGACCGCCAAATGGAAAGCTACCCATCCTAGATTATCTTTCCCTAAACCTTCTCCAATATTGCATTTTTTCCAATTGCATATTTTGCCATAAAGAACACAGATATGGGGCATGGCAAGCGTTTGGACCAACTTTTAGTGGAATTCAAATgatctcatgaaaaaaaaaatagcatttgaAGAAACAATATCAAACAGTTAAAAACACGCACAGCACTGCAAGTTGATAGTAAAACTCAGCCACAACACCAGGGATTAGTGAATGAGGGCAAGAAGATGTAGATGCCTGCTAAATTATACACACCAATTCTACCGTGCCACTCCACTTTACTTGAAGTCATTCCATTGATTTGTTAAATGGCAACCAACTACAATCAACAGACACCTGAAACGCTTGAGTCATCTCCCAAATCACTATATTTTCCTAAACTATTCGCTTGTCTGTTGGAGCCAAGTACACTTTTGTTGAACCATTGTTTTATATTTCCTTGTCATATAACCGCAATATGAGTATGTTCGATACGTTGGGAAAACAGTAACAGTATCAGATACCAAAACGAAATTAATTTACCTGACAAATATACCAGTCAGTGGCATCATATATCTTGCTATCTGCGCAAACATATGCAGTGGGAGCATCAACCTGCAGAATATAACGCTAAGTGAGAAAGCCAGATCATTTCTATATATATCACATGATACAAGTGAATTTTCTATTGTGCTTGTTCACAGACAACATTCTTACTATTGCACATACCTTCTGCAATAATCCAAAAAGGAAGGGTTGTGAAGATTGCTCAACCCATCCATCTCCATCTTTTGCTTGATGAAAATCTTTGCAGTCCTTCAAAGCAAAATgcccaaaattttaaaataagcaTCATCTTCCCATTTGGAAGGACCAATTCTGGAACTACAGTAATCAGCTGAATACTAACTTTGGTAAACAAATGATGATTAATAAAGGAAATGTCGGgaggaaatataaaaaacctgTCACCATCTTGCTTGGGATTTTGATTTCTTGGTATGCACCCAGAGATGAAAGTTGCCACACCTTTTGCAAGCTATTCGCCTTGATTCTCCAAAAGGGTCATCACCTTCAGCCTCTGAATGTGCAAACCAAGAGGCAAAGAAACCCCGCTCTCCATTCTGGTCAATCAATCACATTATAAGCCTGGGTAATTTGAAATGATTGGCATAATTCAGAGGACATTAGAGCCCAAGACCAAGTGATGGGCCGGGTAGAGATTATCTAGACATTTCTTCCTTGTATAGGACCAAACAGATGAAGGGCATATTGATCTAAAACATTTCAGAAAGTTCAATGTGCTCATGTGGGCAAATAGGGAACAAGTGCAAAATGAATGACAGTTTCGTCAATGGTGTAGAATTATGcaaaacaaaggaaagaaaatccACCATGTGGTTATGGTATTagacgtgtatatatatattaattacatgaGTGATTGTTGTCTATATTATAGGTAACTGCAGAATTATAGGATTATAGAAATCCTTATATTGCTATGATCAATCACAGAAATTCTGCTGCCATAATAATCAATCACAGCTGTGATTGATTATTATCTTATCATCCCCCCTCAAGCTCAAGACGGTTGAGACCCGATGAGGAGCTTGTCACGATTGAGAACAAACTTGTCCGAACAAAGAGGTTTGGTTAATATGTCTGCAAGTTGAGCAATGCCAGCAACATGTTCGAGCAACAGAGCACCACTAGCAACACGTTCCCTGACAAAATGAACATCGATTTCAATATGTTTCGTGCGATGATGAAACACTGGATTTTTAGCCATAGTAATAGCACTGATATTGTCATAGTACAACTTTGGAGGTGGAAGACAGTAGCCAATGGATTTTAATAGGTTCATGAACCACATAAGTTCAGCTGTGGTAGCAGCTAGagcacgatattctgcttctGCCGTGGAGCGAGAAACTGTGGCCTGCTTTTTAGCACCCCATGACAGCAAGTTGGCACCCATATAGATGGCAAAACCAGACGTGGAGCGTCGATCATCCTTACACCCTGCCCAGTCAGCATCATAAAATCCATGAAGAGTAGTTAAGGGCATGGGAACAAAATGAAGGCCAATATCGAGAGTTCCTTTGAGATAACGAAAAATTCGTTTAACAGCAATGAGATGAGGTTCTCGTGGGGCATGCATGTATTGACAAACATGATGAACAACATAAGAGATGTCAGGGCGAGTAAGTGTGAGATATTGTAAGGATCCCATAAGCTGGCGAAAAGGCATGGGATCAGATAACAAGGTGCCATTAGTGGCAGATAAGTTGGTACCCGATGCTATAGGAGTGGCAACTGGTTTAGCACCAGCTAATCCAAACTTGTGTAGAAGTGACAGTAGATACCTTGTTTGAGTAATGGTGAGTGCTGTGTCAGTCCTGGTAATTTGCAGACCAAGGAAGTAATGGACATCGCCAAGATCTTTCATGCGAAACACAGATGAAAGATGAGTAATAAAAGCAGATATTTGAGATGGAGATGACCCAGTAAGAAGAATGTCATCGACATAGATCAGTAGAAGAAGAACATACGAACCTTGTTGACGATAGAATAAATATTGATCATACAGACATCGTGTGAAGCCCATCTGCTGTATGTAGTTGCTGAATTTCAGATACCAAGCATGCGGTGCTTGCTTTAAACCATAGAGAGCCTTATGAAGAAGACAAACATGATGTGGATGAGCAGGATCCTCAAAACCCGGTGGTTGAGCCAAATAGACACGTACATTTAAATCACTGTGAAGAAATGCATTGCTGACATCTAACTGTCGAATAAGCCACCCGTGAGAGAGACCAATGCTAAGAATTAACCGAATAGTTCCTGGTTTGACAATAGGACTAAAGGTTTCATCATAATCCAATCCTGGAAGTTGAGTAAAGCCTCTAGCCACAAGTCTGGCTTTATACCTGTCAATTGTGTCATCAGATtgttttaactttaaatatcCACTTACAGCTGACCAGATTCATATTTGATGTCTTGGGTACCAAGGTCCACGTGTGATTGGCATGCAGGGCATCCATTTCATCTTGCATAGCCTTCTTCCAATGAGTAAGGCGAAGAGCTTGACGATAGGAAGAAGGCTCTGAAGGCTGTGCTGTAAGATCAGCAAGAAAACATACAGGTATTAGATGTCTAGTTGTGAAGAATGATTTTGGTTTAAGGTTACCTGTTTGAGCACGTGTAACCATGGGATGAATATGTGATGGTAAAGTGGAAGTTGATGACTCGATTAGGGAAGTGGGCAAGATTGACTGCAGGTGACTTGGGACTGCAGGCTGAAACTCTGAAGATTGATGTGGTACAGGTTCTGTAGCAAAAACTTCATTGGTTGGCAAATCGATTGATGGCCGGGGTAGAGCATGATTTTCAAGAGACTGGGGAAGAGTTTGTAGCTGAAATAATCGAGGATTAGTTGACTTTGAAATTGCAGCAGTTTGGAAAAGAAAGTGCAGCTTATTGAATTTGACATGCCTGCTGATAAAGAGACGACTAGAGTGTGGTTCAAGACAACAGTATCCCTTGTGGTTGGCTGAGTAACCAATAAAAACATAGCAGACTGATTTGTAGTCCAGCTTGGATCGACCAAAAGGGTAGCAAGAACAGCCAAAAACCCGTAAGAAGTCAAGATTGGGGGAGGACCCGAATACAAGCTCATGAGGAGACTTATGCTTAATAGCTGAAGATGGAAGACGATTGATAAAAAACACAGCAGTTCGAAATGATGCTGACCAGTATTTGGTTGGAACAGATGCATGGGCCATTAGAGTGCGTCCTGTGTCAACAACATGACGATGTCGTCGTTCAGCCAGACCATTTTGTTCTGGTGTCCCAGGGCATCAGAGTCGATGAATTATACCACGAGCTACAAAGTGATTCTGCAAAACTGTGTTAAtgaattcaccaccaccatcacttTGAACAATTTTCACAGATGTAATGAACTGATTTGCCATTTGTGTAATGAATATAGGAAATATAGTTGCAACATCAGATTTGCGAGCCATAGGAAATAACCATATATAACGAGAATATTCATcaacaataatcaaataaaatcgaAAACCATCAAAAGAGGGGACTGAGGCAGGCCCCCACACATCAGTATGTAGTGTATGCAAAAAGGAAGTGGAATAAGATTGTCGAGAATGAAAGGGCAGCTTTGCAGACTTGCCCAACATACAGCTCTCACAAAAATCTATTTTCCCTTGCAATGATGGGAGGGATAATCTGTTAATAACTTGAGAATAAGGATGGCCAAGACGTGCATGCCACAGGCTGCCTGGAACTTTATTTGCTAGGAAACTGAAGGAAGAATGTGAAAGCTGCCGCATATTGATGGGATATAAACCATCTGCCATGGAACCTTTAAGAATCACTTGCTTTGTCTTCATGTCCTTGAGAAGGAATCCCcatggataaaaaagaaagtagcAATTATTATCTCGTGTAAATTGAGATACAGATAATAGTTTCTTTTTGATATCAGGAACAACCAGCACATTATTGAGCTTAAGAGTAGTGATAGGGAGATTAGTGTGTCATGTACCTACTATAGCAAGGTCATTACCATTTCCAACCATAACAGTATCAGTACCAGAGTATGAATCAATACCTTGCACCTCACTGGGATTCGATGTCATATGTTGGTTGGCACCGGTATCAGGAAACCAGTTATCCTCTGCACTGTCTCTTACTTGAATGGCAGCAAATGCTTTATATTGTGCAGCTTCATCATCTGAAGCAAAACAACCATCAGCTTTGTGATTTGGACCACCACAGCGAAAACAGGTGATACCTCCTCGTCCGCGACCAGAGCTACGACATGTGCGGGTGAATGAAGGTAGTTTTGTTCTAGATGAATTATCACCAGGTCGTGTGTTGTAAGTATCTCTGTTGCGTCCCTGAAATTGCATTTTGGAATAGCCACCAGGACGATCACGCATATTAGAGCTTCCTTGAGGTTTTGTACGAGAACGATTTCTGTTTGTGTAAAAAGCAACATTGGACGAAGTAGTTTTGGCATTTTGAAGCCTGATTTCAAAATCACGTAACTTGCTAATCACGCCTTCAAGAGAAGGAAACATATCACGAGCATTAAGGGCTGCAACAATAGGATCAAACTCAAATCCTAAGCCACGCAGAATGCAAACAATGAGATCATTGTCATCCATTGATTTGCCTGCACCACGAAGTGACAAAGCCAGAGATTTGGCCCTGTACAGATAGTCTTCCAAAGAATAAGAACCTTTGCTGAGAGTCTGCAACTCTCCCTTCATTTGTTGTATACGATCTCGAGTGTGACTTCCATAAAGAGTCTCTAAGACACTCCAGGCATCATGACAAGATTCACTATTGATGACCTGAGGAAGAGGACCATCTGACAAGGAGTTGTTGATCCATCCAAGAATCAACTGATCAGTACGCAGCCATGTTGCTACTGCTGGATTTGGTTGCAAGGTGCCATCTGCACCAGTAATGGTTGAGTCAGGACAAGAAATATCATTGGTTACATAACCAAGAAGACCATGGCCTCTCAGAATTGGTATGACTTGAGCTTTCCATAACAGATAATTATTGGAGGCAAGTTTGATGGAGATGTCAGGTAAATGAGTTTTGGCTGGTGAAAACTCAAGGGCAGAAAACATGGGTAAAACGGAGGAGGTGGAGAAGTCCATTTcaggctctaataccatgtagaattatgcaaaacaaaggaaagaaaacccaCCATGTGGTTCTGTTATTaaacgtgtatatatatattaattacatgaCTAATTGTTGTCTATATTACAGGTAACTGCAGAATTATAGGATTATAGAAATTTTTATATTGCTATGATCAATCACAGAAATCCTGCTGCCATGATAATCAATTGCTCTTTTCAACATAGGTTTCACAGTCAATAAGAACTCCAAAACTATGTACTGAatttacactaccaaacacatAAAGAAATAACCAATGGCCAAACTTACATATGtccaataaaaaagatttgattttggACTTCTGAAAAACATGGCAACGCTTTAAAGCAGAACAAGCTAACAAACAAAGGAGTTGCTAGAAAAATATGCCATTGAGATGGTAACAATACGAAGTGGATGATTAGGAGAATTTGAAGTCAACTATCAAGAGTAGTGcataaaaaagaacagaaattaTGTATGCAAACCTTTTGTGAAGTACTTTGAAACCTACGAAAATAGTTCAACAAGTCTTCCCTTCTTAATTCATCATCATATGCTTTTCGCTTCAAGGAATAAGTAACACCTAAAAAGACATTATAACAACAATATGGACATTAAGAATCAAATTCTCACAGATTTTCTTTCAAGCAATTAACCAGATCAAGCGAACAAATCAACCTCGTATGCATTTTGAAGTTTCTTAAAAGCTTCTGCAGCCTTCTCATTGCCCATATTCTTGTCAGGATGAACCAGCTTTGTCTGAGAACCAATTCAAAAGGGCTGGGGTcataaatacaaacaattttcagttttctcttttcatttgaTAACAAGttattatgtatatatttacAAGTAAAACAATGCATTCATGGCCACAATATCTTTCTTTAaacttcataaaagaaaatataatttggtGTAATTAAATGGTGACTAGAGGAGAAACATATTTACTCCAATCATTGGAGAGCTACAAAACACAGACGTAAATTCACTGACAACACATTTAGTAAAGCTTTTAAGACTTGCAGAGAATGGCATCATAGTTATTATGAAGCGTGTGAGCTGACAAATAATCCCATTACCATCTTCCTATACTCTCTCTTCAGAACAGAAACATCCACGTTCCATACCGGGACAAACCCAACACGGAGTAGTGATCAGTACAGTTCAATAACCGAGCAATTTCCTCTTCAGAAGTCAACTCGGAATCAGCCCCACTGGTTGAAGGTACTCCCGGGCTACAATCTGCTGATAAACCCGGGCCACTTTCAAAGGATGAAGGGATCccataataattgttttttaaagtatttttaattgttttgatggaCAACACATGAAAAgatcataaaacaaataatgaaacgGAGAAAAAGGAttgagagagagtgagaggaATCCTGAAATTAAATCATCTTTTCCCAAATGCCCCAAAAAAACTAAGGATGTCTGAAAAATTAGAGGaagcaggaaaaagaaaatagatggACAATACATGAACATCATTCAAAGTCGTTTTGAAAACTATAACCCTGTTACATGTAGCCAACATTATACACACTGGCAAGATGCAGAAAACCATTTCAGCATAAGATACAGTATATTAGAATCAAAATTCAGAAGCCCCCCAACCTTTCGCAAGTAAACATCTGTATACAAGGAAACTACATGGATGGGAGCTGTAACAGGAATAGCAGATGCCGAAAATGGACAGTAGGGGAAAAATTCACACGTTCCCGTTCAAGGAAGTCAAAAGTTTGCTTTAGAATGATTGGGAAATTCAACCATAAAGAAAAACTCTACAGCCCAAATCAAAGGCATGTATTAAAGCAGAAGTTAGCCCACATAACATTAGTATCTAAACCATGGGTTAAAGACTAAAGCAGTAATACTGTGAGAAAATCTTGCACAAGCATTACGTTGAAATAGAATCACAAGGCAGAATAGAATGGTGAACACCATGGCAAATACATTGCTATTGGATGATGGCTTCGTAGCTTTCAATATTCAGAAATTTAACCAAACTGGAAAATATTCAGAAATTTCTATATCTACAAGCACATAATTAGGGCTAGTGTGCTCTTAGTTTTTCTGTTCTTAAAGATAAATGAGAATCAGAGTGGTCAAGGGTTTCCAATGTCAAAGAGAACAATAGTAACGTTTTTTTTCAGTTAgtaaccaaaaagaaaatgatatgaaCTGCAGGCGACAACATACAGTTTAGTTCACTGAATATTAGAATGCCAACCTGGTAAAATCCATAAAATAACCATTCTCCAGCTTTCATCCACCATATTCACCAGCCCATGGTGGCAATGAGTGATGGAAAAGGTTCTGCATGACCCTCATTCCATAAGAGCGAACCCTGGCAATGATCCAGTTATATCGCTCCAATGCTGCAAAATTAACCTAGAAAAAAAGATCATGCAATTGAAAGGTAAACTCATCTCCCCCGAAATTCAGGGactaaaatactttttttctgGATCTCATCATGTGATAAAGGCCTCGTTTGACAAGGTAAGTTCAAATTCAGTGCCACTAATTTTCTTACTTAACCAAACGGGCAGCATTATAACACATCAAAAGAAATGACTAGCATTAGCACTTAGCGTCCAACTTACATTCTCTTCGAGCCCGTTGACAGGCTCCTCTGGCATGATTCTTGTCAAATCAATTCCCATTCGGAAGACACTGACACCAGTATCCTTTTCCAGCTTCAGCTCTGTATCAGGATCAGACCAAAATCTCAGTCAACCTCTCTTCCCTAAAGGTAATTGAAGCGATTCATAAATCAAGTGAAcaacaaatgatgaaaatgacaGTTGGAGTTATTAATTAGAAAAGTGTCAGCCATGGAAAGAAGAAAGACAGTTCTCGTTATTTCCACttcatgttaatatatataaaaaatctcactGTTTGAAGTACTATAGAAGAAGGCTTTACTGGTGGGAAACATTGCACCATGCAGCTACATTGTGATGGCACTCTTTATTTGTTGCAGGCATTTCAAGTTCTGAATACTTTTCAAACCCTCTGGTCATGGCTTCCATAGCTACTTTGAGCGGCTTATTCACATCTTTCTCAGAAGCAGAAGCTGGCGGAGATCCACCATCACCAGTTGCTGAACCCATAGGCACACCTGCTGTTTCCAAACCCTGAGGCCAAGCATCATTAAGCCTGTCCTCAGCATGGGCTGGGGCGGTTTCCAATCCATAGAAAAACTCATTTTCTCCTTCTGCCAAAAACACAGAACATCACAGTGGGTATTACAAATTCTTCATCATATCCAGAATGACCAGAAGCTCTGACACTCAACAAGTCTCATTAATTCCAATCCCATACCAGCAAGAAGAATCTCCGCACCAACATTTTCAGCAAATCTCGATCTATATGCAACGATTAAACATTCAATCATCAAACATCGGCACTGTTTCTCAATGCCAAAAAGCCCGCAACGGATGTTGAAATCTCAGGACAAAACTAAACTGACTCGCTAGTAAAGCTAAAGCCGCATGACATGACAAAAGCAGTTATTCTGAGCTTCTAATAACAAAGGAACTCAATAAATATAAGCCAGCTGACATGACTAATGAAGTTATTTTAAGCTTCTAATAACAGAGGAACTtgacaattatatttattaacagTTGAATGAAATAGGTATTAATATCTATTTTGCTTAAATCACAACAAGAAGCTCTCCTTCACTTCACACGATCACGTACTTATCACAACAAAACCACGTGTGGATATATCCGTATATATGTATTATCCACTAATGTTACTCATAGAATCGATATTTAGCTAGGGATTAGAAGTTTTGAGAGATTATTAAGATATTTAGCGAGACTGACCGTTTAGATTGCAAGACGCGAGAATCTCACCTGGCTCGTCGATAGGTGACTTGAACCGTTCGAGATTCTTCTTCCGTTAAACCTCGAAAGAGAAGGCGTTGGGGGCGACGGTGACCGGAGCTAGAACTCCGGCGAGTTTTGGCGCGGAAATTagcatttttcaaaaaataaatgaaacggggagggagggagggaggtaCTCTCGAGAGAGCTTTTGGTTGTCAGTTGGACAGTACTCCACCAGTAGAGGTCACGAGAGATGTCCACGTGTGAAATATTGAGGGACAGAAAAGGCGTCACGTCCCGGACCCATGTGGTGCGTCATGCGTGATTTTGAAAACAAACCACGTGTCTGTCGTCTGTAATCTACATGGTCCTGACTCCTGAGGTATTAGAAAACGGGGCCTGTTATGGCCTCGTATTTTCGGAAGATAGGGATTTAACTGGTCCTGGAAACCACATGGTCCAGCCCAATCAATTGACccctttttattgtttttacataGGGCTCGGTGTCGTGCATGCATCAGGGTTTACATGGCTAGTTTTCTGCCAAGGAGGTGTTGGTCAATTCTTTATCATAAATATtggattcaatttaattaacaaaGGCTCCCCCCTTGTGAATTTTCGGCAACATGAAAATGGGTTGATAGCCTGTGACTGCAAGTTCCAAACTACAGgattattttggattttctgTTCGTGTTTTGGATGAAAAACACTCCGATTATGGGGCCTCCAGCAACTTACAGGTGGCAAGTGTCCAGCTGTAAATCCTGAAAATCTTTGTC is a window of Populus nigra chromosome 10, ddPopNigr1.1, whole genome shotgun sequence DNA encoding:
- the LOC133705096 gene encoding uncharacterized mitochondrial protein AtMg00810-like, with the protein product MGFTRCLYDQYLFYRQQGSYVLLLLIYVDDILLTGSSPSQISAFITHLSSVFRMKDLGDVHYFLGLQITRTDTALTITQTRYLLSLLHKFGLAGAKPVATPIASGTNLSATNGTLLSDPMPFRQLMGSLQYLTLTRPDISYVVHHVCQYMHAPREPHLIAVKRIFRYLKGTLDIGLHFVPMPLTTLHGFYDADWAGCKDDRRSTSGFAIYMGANLLSWGAKKQATVSRSTAEAEYRALAATTAELMWFMNLLKSIGYCLPPPKLYYDNISAITMAKNPVFHHRTKHIEIDVHFVRERVASGALLLEHVAGIAQLADILTKPLCSDKFVLNRDKLLIGSQPS